A portion of the Bacillus sp. es.034 genome contains these proteins:
- a CDS encoding hydrolase has product MYQRLFQLEQEWCMIHYPERPNGFAVMIIGDSHHYVDEKSSFWVQHEARYKWIQELTAKGYIVYYSNLYGANWGSDQAVQLARRLYQHVKRNEIINGKIHILAEGMGALVLKNLYPKLANDIRSAVLLSPCVSMYHHLEQEKEQKFFYKKVIKELSFMLKMKEEDCEAIISQQSQDYKIFQEIPIPLYIVQSMTLNRYKNQFTLIKDIYTERLAQGISTDLFFVLPEKRGSLGGKIASYFSLHEKEL; this is encoded by the coding sequence ATGTATCAACGATTGTTTCAATTAGAGCAAGAGTGGTGCATGATCCATTACCCTGAACGACCAAATGGATTCGCTGTAATGATTATAGGGGACTCCCATCACTATGTAGACGAAAAGAGCAGTTTCTGGGTGCAGCATGAGGCGCGGTATAAGTGGATTCAAGAGCTGACAGCCAAGGGGTACATTGTATATTATAGTAATCTGTATGGAGCGAATTGGGGTAGCGATCAAGCCGTGCAATTGGCCAGGCGACTCTATCAGCATGTGAAGCGGAACGAAATCATTAATGGGAAGATCCACATTTTGGCTGAAGGAATGGGAGCATTAGTATTGAAAAATCTTTATCCGAAATTGGCAAATGATATCAGGAGTGCCGTCCTGCTCTCTCCCTGCGTATCAATGTATCACCATTTAGAACAAGAAAAAGAACAGAAATTCTTTTATAAAAAAGTGATAAAAGAACTTTCCTTCATGCTGAAGATGAAGGAAGAGGATTGTGAGGCAATTATCTCACAACAATCACAGGACTACAAAATATTCCAGGAGATCCCTATTCCCCTGTATATTGTTCAGTCAATGACTCTAAATCGTTATAAAAATCAATTCACTCTCATAAAAGATATATATACGGAGCGTTTAGCACAAGGAATTTCAACGGATCTATTCTTTGTTCTTCCTGAGAAGCGAGGGTCTCTTGGAGGGAAGATCGCATCTTACTTTTCCCTGCATGAGAAAGAGTTATAA